Genomic window (Pseudomonas sp. MM211):
GAACGTTATTCGGCGTTGGTTTATAGCGACTCAGAACGGGCGCTCTACCAGCGTTTGCTCAGCGTCAAGGAGCGCTATATGGCGCACCAGGCTGAAGTGATTGACCTGATGCGCCATGGGCAGCGCGACGAGGCCAGGAAAATCATTACCGGGGTAATGGCCGAAGAGGGCGATACCATTGTCCGTGAGTTGCGGGAGCTGACCGAATTCAATCGCCAGGGGGCTGCCCATGCGTCGGCAGAGAGCGAGAGCGTGTACGGCAGTGGTAACACCATCGTGGTGTCGGTGGTGCTGATCGCCACGTTGCTGACCATCTTCCTGGCCGTGTTCCTCACCCGCAGCATCGTCAGGCCGCTGAGCAAGGCCGTTGGCGTGGCGCAGACCATCGCTGCCGGTGATCTGACCCGCGAGTTCAGTGATGAAGGGCGCGACGAACCTGCTCAGCTGTTGCAGGCGCTGGCCGTTATGCAGCGCAGCCTGCGCGGTACTCTCCAGCAGATTGCCGATTCCTCGAACCAGCTGGCATCCGCTTCCGAAGAGCTGCATGCGGTCACCGAAGATTCGACCCGTGGGCTGCACCAGCAGAACAATGAAATCGAACAGGCCGCCACTGCGGTCAACCAGATGACTGCTGCGGTGGAAGAGGTGGCGCAGAACGCGGTCAGCACCTCCGAGGCTTCGCAGGAGTCGGACAGCAATGCGCGTCAGGGGCAGGATCAGGTACGCCAGACGGTCGACTCGATTCACCTGCTGGCCCAGGACGTCACCTCGACGTCCGCCGAGGTCGGCAAGCTGGCTGGCAACGTGCGCAACATCAGCCAGGTGGTCAACGTGATCCGCTCGATTGCCGAGCAGACCAATCTGCTGGCGCTGAACGCGGCTATCGAGGCGGCCAGGGCGGGTGAGCAAGGCCGTGGTTTCGCGGTGGTGGCCGATGAGGTGCGTGCACTGGCCCACCGAACTCAACAATCGACTCGGGAAATCGAGCAGATGATCGAGACCGTCCAGCAGGGCACCGAGCATGCGGTGAAGGCGATGGAAAGCAGCAGTGTGCGCACCGATTCGACTCTGTCCCTGGCGCAAGCGGCCGGTCAGGCGCTGGAAGTGATCGTACGGGCCATCGGCTCGATCAACGAGCGTAACCTGGTGATTGCCAGCGCCTCGGAGCAGCAAGCACAGGTGGCTCGCGAGGTCGACCGTAACCTGGTGAACATCCGTGATCTGTCTCTGCAGACGTCTGCCGGGGCTAACCAGACCAGCTCTGCCAGTCAGGAACTGTCGCGGTTGGCGGTCAGCCTCAACAGCCTGGTGGCAGGTTTCCGGCTCTGACCGAAACGGGCTGCTGCTGAGGTGATGCACAAGGGCGTGCGGCTTTCGCCAACACGCCCTTTATTCATCAGCGCTGCGCGGGTGCCGAAGCATCCGCACGCGCCATTCCATCTCCTGTCCAGCCGCCGCCCAGGGTTCTGAACAGATCAGCCAGGGCGAGTTGCCGCTCGGTGCTGATCTGGATCAGGGTGGTCTGGTCGGTGAAGCTGCTGCGTTGCGCGTCGAGGTAACGCAGGTGGTCGTCCACGCCGCCTCTATAACGCGCTTCGGCGAGGGTTTCCGCGGCCTGGCTGGAGTCGGCCAGCGCACGCCGCGCGGCTTCCTCGCGGCGCAGCGTGTCAGTGGCGGCGAGGGCATCGGCGACTTCCCGGAAGGCGGTCTGGATGGTGCTTTCGTAGTCCGCCACTGCCGCGTCCTGGCGGACTTCGGCGAGGTTCAGGTTGGCGCGGTTACGGCCGCCGGCGAAGATCGGCAGCGACAGGCTCGGCGCGAAGCTCCAGGCCCGCGAGCCGCCATCGAACAGCCGCGACAGCTCGGTGCTGGAACTGCCTACCGAGCCGGTCAGGGTGATACGCGGGAAGAACGCTGCACGTGCGGCACCGATATCGGCATTACGTGCCTTGAGCCGGTGTTCGCTGGCCAGAATGTCCGGGCGCCGCTCGATCAATGCCGAGGTGGTGCCTGGGGCGATGTCTTGCAGCACCATCAGGTTGTCGCGCGGTTTGGCGGGCAGCAATCGCTCCACGTCCGGCGTGCCGAGCAGCAGCACCAGGGCGTTGTCCGCCTGGCGCAGCTGACGCTCGGTACTTTCGCGTTCGGCCTTGGCCTGCTCGGCCAGGCCGACGGCTTCCTGATAATCCAGCGCCGTAGCGGTACCGGCTTCGCGGCGTCTGCTGACCAGATCCAGCGAGGCCAGGCGGCTGTCCAGGGTCTGTTCGATCAGCGCCCTGCGGCGCAAGGCGCCGTCGCGGGTCAGGTAGGCCTGGATCACTTCGGCGATCAGGCTGATCTGCGTGGCGCGGGTCGCTTCCTCGGTGGCCAGGTAGGTTTCCAGCGCCGCCTCGGAGAGGTTGCGCACACGGCCGAACAGGTCGACCTCGTACTCGGCCAGGCCCACGCCGACCTGATAGACGCTGGTCACCTCGGAGCGCCCGGTCTGCGACTGATCGGCGGGCAAGCGCTGGCGGTTGCCGGTGGCGTTGGCGTTGATCGACGGCAGGCGGTCGGCGCGCTGGATACGGTACTGGGCGCGCGCCGCTTCGATATCCAGCAGCGCCTGGCGCAGGCTACGGTTATTGCTCAGGGCGGTGTCCACCGCACGGCGCAGGTCGGCATCGACGATAAAGGTCTGCCAGTCCAACGCATCCGCGCGAGTGCCGGCTGTGCTCGCGGCCGTCCATTGCTCGGCGACCGGCGCATCCGGCCGCTCGTAATGAGGGGCCAGGGAACAACCTCCGAGGGCGATGGCCATTGCCAGTAGGGCGGGGCGCAGCATGATTTGGGTGGTCATGGCATTACTCCGCTTTGTGCAGTGGGTGATTGTCGGTTTGCTTAGGCTTGGTACGCAGCAGCGAGAGCACCCAGACGAAGAAGATCGGCACAAAGATCACCCCGAGCAAGGTCGCGCTGAACATGCCGCCCAGCACCCCGGTACCGATGGCGCGCTGGCTGGCAGCACCGGCGCCGCTGGCGATCACCAGGGGAACCACGCCGAGCATGAAGGCCATGGAGGTCATGATGATTGGCCGGAAGCGCAGGCGTGCCGCTTCGATGGCAGCATCGCGCAGGGAATAACCTTCCTCCCACAGATCCTTGGCGAACTCGACGATAAGGATGGCGTTCTTCGCCGCCAGGCCGATCACGGTGATCAGGCCGACCTTGAAGTACACATCGTTGGGCAGGCCGATGGCCGTCACCGCAAGCACTGCGCCGAGTGCGCCGACCGGTACGATGAGCATCACCGTCAGCGGAATCGCCCAGCTCTCGTAAAGGGCGACCAGCAGCAGGAAGACCACCACGATGGCCAGGGCGAAGAGAATCACCGCCTGGCCGCTGGCGACCTTCTCCTGATAGGACAGGCCCGTCCACTCGTAGCCGATGCCTTCCGGCAGGTCGCCAGCGATGCGTTCCAGTTCGGCCATGGCCTCGCCGGTGCTGACGCCAGGGGCGGCGTCGCCGGAAATGCGGATCGACGGATAACCGTTGTAGCGGGCAACCTGTGTCGGGCCTTCTTCCCACTGCGTGGTCACGAAGGCGCTCAGCGGTACCAGGCTGCCGCTGTCGTTGGGCACGTGCAGCTTGAGTACGCTGTCTGGCGTCATCCGCGCAGCTTGCTCGGCTTGCACGACGACGCGCTGCTGGCGACCGGCGTTGGCGAAATCGTTGATCACTGAGGAGCCGAACGCGGTAGACAGCGCACTGCTGATCGACTCGAAGCTGACGCCCTGAGCGCGTGCCTGATCGCGGTCGATGATCAGGCGCAACTGTGGCGCTTCGGCCAGGCCCTCCATCATGCCGTACAGGAACAACGGATTACCGTTGACCTTGCCCAGCACTTCGTCACGCGCCGCGAGCAGCGCTTCACGGCCCAGACCACCCCGGTCTTGCAGGCGCAAGGAGAAACCACCCGAGTTGCCCAACCCTTCGATAGGCGGCGGTGGAACAGCCATCATGGCGCCGTCGTCAAGGTTGGCGAAGCGCCCGTTGACCGCCGCGGTTTCGGCTTGCACCGATTGTTCGTCGTTACGCTCGACCAGTCCTTGAGTAGCGGGAAAGCGATGGCGGCGTTTTCACCCATGCCCGAGAAGCTGAAGCCCAGCACCACGAACGAAGTCGCTACGGCTTCACGAGTGGCGAGGAATTCCTCCAGCTCCTTGGCGGTCGACGAGGTGCGCTCGCGGGTGGCGCCCGGAGGCAGCTGGATATCGACGATCATGTAGCCCTGGTCTTCGACCGGCACGAAGGATTCCGGCAAGCGCAGGTAGAAGAAGCCCATCAGAATCACGATGCCCAGGTAGACGAACATGAAGCGCCCGGCGCGTGGCACCAGCTTGCTGTTGAGTTTCGTGTAACGCCCGGTCAGCCCGGTGAACTTACGGTTGAACCAGCCAAAGAAACCGGTCTTTTCGTGGTGCCCCTGGGGGATCGGCTTGAGCAGGGTGGCGCACAGCGCGGGCGTGAAGGTCAGCGCCAGGAAGCCCGAGAACAGGATCGACACCGCCAGTGACAGCGAGAACTGCTGGTAGATCACACCCACCGAGCCGGACATGAACGCCAGTGGCAGGAACACCGCCGACAGCACCAGGGTGATGCCGAGGATCGCCCCGGAGACCTGGCCCATGGCCTTGATGGTCGCCGGCACCGGATCCAGGCCTTCTTCGGCCATGATCCGTTCGACGTTCTCCACCACCACGATGGCATCGTCCACCAGAATACCGATGGCCAGCACCATGCCGAACATGGTCATCATGTTCACCGAGAAGCCGAGCAGGTACATGAAGGTCAGCGTACCGAGCAGGCACACCGGCACCACGATGGAGGGAATCAGCGTGTAACGCACGTTCTGCAGGAACAGGAACATCACCAGGAATACCAGCACCATGGCTTCGGCCAGGGTCATGATGACCTTGTCGATGGCCACGTCGACGAACCGCGAGGTGTCGTACGGCATGGAGAACTGCACGTTATCCGGGAAGTTGGCCGACAGCTCGGTCAGGCGCTGCTTGACCGCTTCGGCGGTCTGGATGGCATTGGCGCCCGGTGCCAGCTGCACGGCGGCGGCCACGGCGGGTTTACCGTCCTGGCGTGAGCCGAAGTTGTAGTCCTGGCTGCCGATTTCGATGCGTGCGACATCGCCCAGGGTCAGGCGTGAGCCGTCCTGGTTGGCGCGCAGCACGATGGCGGCGAACTCTTGCGGGTTATCCAGGGTGCCCTTGACCGCCAGGGTCGCGGTCAGCTCCTGCTCCGCCGTACCCGGCGTGCTGCCGAAGGCGCCCGCCGGCACCTGTACGTTCTGGGCACGAATGGCGTTGTTGACGTCGTCGATCGACAGGCCGTAACCCACCAGCTTCTGCGGGTCGATCCACACGCGCATGGCGGCTTCGGAGGCAAAGAACTGCAGCTTGCCGACACCCGGCACACGGCGGATCTCGTTGTTGATGTTACGCGCCGCATAGTCGGCCAGCGCCGTGGTGTCATCGTTCGCGCTGCCGTCCTTGTAGCTCAGCGCGTAGATCAGCAGAAAGCCGGCAGTGGCTTGTTCGGTCTGGATACCAAGGGTGAGCACCGCCTGAGGCATACGTGCCTCGGCACGTTTCAAGCGGTTCTGCACGTCGACCTGGGCCAGCTCGGGATCGGTGCCCGGCTGGAAGGTCACGGTGATTTCAGCGATACCGTTGGCGTTGCTGGTGGACTCGAAGTACAGCAGGTTCTTCGCGCCGTTGAGCTCTTCCTCGATCACGCTGGTGACCGAGTCGGTCAGCACCTGCGCCGAAGCGCCCGGATAGGTGGCGGTAACGGTGATCTGCGGCGGCGCCACGTTGGGGTATTGCGCCACCGGCAAAAAGGGGATGGCCAGCAAGCCGCCCATCGTGATGAACAGGGCGACTACCCAGGCAAAGTTGGGGCGCCGGATAAAAAACAAGGACATGTCGTTGCTCCGACTTATTGCGCCTGGGGAGTGGTGTCGTTCTGCGTTTCAGCGCCTGGCTGACGCGGCACGACTTTGGCGCCCGGTCGGATTGCCGCCAGGGAGCTGGTGATGATCTGGTCGCCGGCCTTCAGGCCTTCGGTGATCTGCCAGCGTGCGCCCTGCATGCTGCCGGTGGTGACCGGACGCGCTTCCACGGTGTTCTCGGCACCCAGCAGCATCACGCTGGCCTTGCCGTCCGCGGAGCGCTGCACGGCGCGTTGCGGCACCAGGATGGCGTCCTGATCGAGGCCCTGCGGGGTGCGTACGCGCACGTACATGCCCGGCAGCAACACGCCATTCGGGTTTTCGAAGCGCCCGCGCAGGGCGATCTGGCCGGTACTGCGGTCTACGGAGATATCGGTGAACAGCAGGGTGCCTTTGCTCTCGATATCGGTGCCGTCGACGCTCAGCGACAGTGTCTTGTCGCCGTCACCGGACACCTTGCCGTCGGCAATGGCGGCGCGCAGGCGCAAGGCATCGGCAGCCGGCTGAGTGAAGTCGGCGTAGACCGGGTCGAGTTGCTGAATGCGCGCGAGCAGGGTGGTTTCGCCCTGGCCGACCAGTGCGCCTTCAGTGACTTGCGCACGGCCGATACGCCCGGCGATAGGCGCGCGCACCTGTGCATAACCTACGTCCAGCTGCGCGGTTTCCACGTTGGCCTGGGCCGAACGCTTGTCAGCCTGAGCGCTTTGCAGGGCAGCGCGAGCGACGTCGAAGTCCTGTTGGCTGACGGCGTCTATCTTGACCAGCGGCTCGTAGCGTTTAACGGTGGCTTGAGCCTGGAACAGCTGCGCTTCGGCGCGAGCCAGTTCGCCCTGAGCACGAGACAGCGCAGCTTTGAACGGCGCGGGATCGATCTGGAACAGCAGGTCGCCCGCCTTGACGTCGGCGCCTTCCTCGAAGGTACGCTTGAGCACGATACCGGCGACCCGAGCGCGCACTTCGGCGACGCGTACGGGCTCGATACGGCCCGGCAATTCGGCGACCACGGTGAAGGGCTCGGTCTTGACGGTAAGCACGTCGACTTCGCGGGGCGGCGCCTCCCCCCAGCCTTGCTCGCCCTTGTCACAGCCGGCGAGGCTGATCGCTACCAAAAGGGTTATCGCCGAAAAAACGCAACGCTCGCGAATCGTGCTCATGCTTCACCTGGGGCTCAGCCCATTTAGTTAGTACTCGAAAGGCGCGAATGATCGTGTATAACTGCAAATGAGTCAATATTGGCTCATTTGCAGTTTTTGTGGACAAAGTAGATAGTCCCCTTGAGGAAAAAGGTTTTTCCTGCACAATGACGCGCCGTTGCCGACGCCCGAATGAAGATTGGATTTGATGCTTAGACCCGCTGCTGAAGAAAAATTGCTCAAGGCCCTTGCGGTCGCCATCGTCGAGCACCCGCGTGGCACCTTCAAGGAAATAGCCCAGGCTGCCGGGGTGAGCAAGGCGACGCTCAACCGTTTTTGCGGAACCCGCGATAACTTGATCGAAATGCTCTTCGATTACGGCTCGGTGGTCATGAATCAGCTCATCGCCGATGCCGATCTGCAGCACGCTCCGCCGCAGGAGGCTCTGCAGCGTCTGGTCGACGGGCACCTGGCCCATCGCGAGCTGCTGGTGTTCCTGATCTTCCAATGGCGCCCGGACTCGCTGGACGAGTGTGGCGAAGACGCGCGCTGGTTGCCCTATACCAATGCGCTGGATCAATTCTTTCTGCGCGGCCAGCGTGAAAACGTGTTTCGCATAGACATCGGCGCCCCGGTGCTGACCGAGCTCTTCGCTTCCTTGCTGTTCGGCCTGGTCGATGGCGAGCGTCGCGGGCGTGTGGCACGCGCCGGCATGGGCTCCTCGCTGATGCAGTTCTTCATGCAGGGTGCTGCCGCTGTACAACAGTGAGTGCGTTCAGACGGCGATCGCCCGACGAGCGCTTCGGGCGGGATGGCTGATAAGATGGCGCAAACAACGTGGCAGGCAGATTTGCCCCAGGCCGGATTACGCACAGGGATGCTGCGCCTCGCGGAGAAAGATGCATGAATGTACAAGTGATCGAGCGTGACGGAGAACCGGAATACGCCGTACTGCCTTGGGCCGAGTATCAGGCGCTGCTGCAGGCCGCCGGCAAGAGTGTCGCCGCCCCGTCGACCCAGCCTGTCACCGATGCGCCGAAGCCGTTGACGCAACTGGCCCAGTTACGCGAGGGCAAGGGCCTGAGCCGCGATGAGCTGGCCCGCGCCGTGGGCATCAGCCCCCATTACCTGGCCATGATCGAAAGTGGCGAACGGCAGCCCGATGCCGCGATCCTGCGGGCCCTGGCCTGGGTACTCGGCATCTCCGGCTGGGAGGCGGGTGCATGAGCGTGCGCATCAGCCGCGTGCATTGGGAGGCGCTGCTGGCCGCACTGGACGATGCCCGTCGGCAGCGCCACCTGTTGACCTATCGCGCGCTGATCGAGCGCCTGGCGCTGCCAGCGCCGGCCATGCAGACCCTAGCCGCCGCACTGGAACACTTGGCTGCACTGGATGCCCGTGGCGAGCGCCCGCTGCGCAGTGCGTTGGTGATTAGCCAGGGTGCCAGCCGTCTGCCGCGTACCGGTTTCTTCGAATGTGTCACCCGCCTGGGGCGCTTTGACGGTGCTTCTGACGGCGTGGCTGCTGCCTCCTGGCACGCCGCTGAAGTAACCCGTGTGTTCGAGTTCGACTACCCCGCGGAGCC
Coding sequences:
- a CDS encoding efflux transporter outer membrane subunit, which encodes MTTQIMLRPALLAMAIALGGCSLAPHYERPDAPVAEQWTAASTAGTRADALDWQTFIVDADLRRAVDTALSNNRSLRQALLDIEAARAQYRIQRADRLPSINANATGNRQRLPADQSQTGRSEVTSVYQVGVGLAEYEVDLFGRVRNLSEAALETYLATEEATRATQISLIAEVIQAYLTRDGALRRRALIEQTLDSRLASLDLVSRRREAGTATALDYQEAVGLAEQAKAERESTERQLRQADNALVLLLGTPDVERLLPAKPRDNLMVLQDIAPGTTSALIERRPDILASEHRLKARNADIGAARAAFFPRITLTGSVGSSSTELSRLFDGGSRAWSFAPSLSLPIFAGGRNRANLNLAEVRQDAAVADYESTIQTAFREVADALAATDTLRREEAARRALADSSQAAETLAEARYRGGVDDHLRYLDAQRSSFTDQTTLIQISTERQLALADLFRTLGGGWTGDGMARADASAPAQR
- a CDS encoding efflux RND transporter periplasmic adaptor subunit, encoding MSTIRERCVFSAITLLVAISLAGCDKGEQGWGEAPPREVDVLTVKTEPFTVVAELPGRIEPVRVAEVRARVAGIVLKRTFEEGADVKAGDLLFQIDPAPFKAALSRAQGELARAEAQLFQAQATVKRYEPLVKIDAVSQQDFDVARAALQSAQADKRSAQANVETAQLDVGYAQVRAPIAGRIGRAQVTEGALVGQGETTLLARIQQLDPVYADFTQPAADALRLRAAIADGKVSGDGDKTLSLSVDGTDIESKGTLLFTDISVDRSTGQIALRGRFENPNGVLLPGMYVRVRTPQGLDQDAILVPQRAVQRSADGKASVMLLGAENTVEARPVTTGSMQGARWQITEGLKAGDQIITSSLAAIRPGAKVVPRQPGAETQNDTTPQAQ
- a CDS encoding TetR/AcrR family transcriptional regulator, translated to MLRPAAEEKLLKALAVAIVEHPRGTFKEIAQAAGVSKATLNRFCGTRDNLIEMLFDYGSVVMNQLIADADLQHAPPQEALQRLVDGHLAHRELLVFLIFQWRPDSLDECGEDARWLPYTNALDQFFLRGQRENVFRIDIGAPVLTELFASLLFGLVDGERRGRVARAGMGSSLMQFFMQGAAAVQQ
- a CDS encoding helix-turn-helix domain-containing protein, which produces MNVQVIERDGEPEYAVLPWAEYQALLQAAGKSVAAPSTQPVTDAPKPLTQLAQLREGKGLSRDELARAVGISPHYLAMIESGERQPDAAILRALAWVLGISGWEAGA